A genomic window from Acidobacteriota bacterium includes:
- a CDS encoding PxKF domain-containing protein: MVEPKEAGPSGKTDPRRSQVKAIKFQFVVLMLALCAAQTASAATITVTSPLDDGSAGTLRAALASAVDGDTISFALTTPAMISLTSGQLVVDKSVAIVGPGRDQLTVDGQHATRVFYISGGKIVTISGLTIANGFANESSGGGVENAGTLTIQDCTLRDNSATYRGGGVENMNYATLTIIGCTLSGNSVTDPATSANAGGGAISIFSNSYDAPATVTIESSTLTENTAGRFGGAIYLYARHGEGARGILTIANSTLSRNSVSGGASARGGGIYVWAAGSSMAQAWVTVENSTLSGNSVSGSTEAYGGGIACNAPMAYAFLTVKNSTLSGNSATTVSGVGYGGAIATSGAGWLTVDNSTLNGNWADVQAGGIWSNMYTGGSARPVSIKNTILKAGPSGANLFYAGGMFQSYGYNLCSDDGAGLLTDPTDRINTDPMLGPLADNGGLTFTHALLAGSPAIDAGSATDIDGAPVTTDQRGVARPQRGGYDIGALELVNSAPVANAGSDHTAAVPHDGDPATSTAAVTLNGSGSSDPDGDALTYLWQEGASTLGTTATPTVNLAAGMHTFTLTVTDPYGATATDDVVVNVAPEPNSAPVANAGPDQNVTATGGSTTVTLNSSGSSDPDGDALTYAWSENGTPIPSGASPSLTLATGTHTITLTVTDSYGATATDVVVVTILYSWSGVLQPIDPPNASGVSASIFKAGSTVPVKFALTGASAGITTLAATLSYAKVSNGIVGSDVEANSTAAATTGNLFRYDAASGQYIYNWSTKGLSSGTYRISFNLGDGVSHTVDLGLK; the protein is encoded by the coding sequence TTGGTCGAACCGAAAGAAGCGGGACCATCAGGAAAAACAGACCCGAGGAGGAGTCAGGTGAAAGCAATCAAATTTCAGTTCGTCGTTCTGATGCTGGCGCTCTGCGCGGCGCAGACCGCCTCGGCGGCCACCATCACAGTCACCAGCCCGCTCGATGATGGCAGCGCCGGCACCTTGCGTGCCGCCCTGGCCAGCGCGGTGGACGGCGACACCATCAGCTTCGCGCTCACCACGCCGGCCATGATCTCGCTGACCAGCGGCCAATTGGTCGTGGACAAAAGCGTGGCCATCGTGGGTCCCGGCCGGGACCAGTTGACCGTGGACGGCCAGCATGCGACCAGGGTGTTTTACATCAGCGGGGGCAAGATCGTGACGATCTCCGGCCTGACCATCGCCAATGGGTTCGCGAACGAATCTAGTGGCGGCGGCGTCGAAAACGCGGGGACGTTGACGATCCAAGACTGCACGCTGAGGGATAACTCCGCCACCTACCGAGGCGGCGGCGTCGAAAACATGAACTACGCAACATTGACCATCATCGGCTGCACCCTGAGCGGCAACTCGGTTACCGATCCGGCTACTTCTGCAAACGCAGGCGGAGGCGCCATCTCAATTTTCTCAAATAGTTATGACGCCCCCGCAACAGTCACGATCGAGAGCAGCACCCTGACCGAAAACACCGCTGGGAGATTCGGCGGAGCCATCTACCTCTATGCCAGACATGGGGAAGGCGCCAGGGGGATTCTGACGATTGCCAACAGCACCCTGAGCAGGAACTCCGTTTCCGGTGGCGCTAGTGCCAGAGGCGGCGGCATCTATGTCTGGGCAGCTGGGTCCTCCATGGCCCAAGCCTGGGTGACCGTGGAGAACAGCACCCTGAGCGGCAACTCCGTTTCGGGTAGCACAGAAGCCTACGGCGGCGGCATCGCCTGCAATGCCCCTATGGCCTACGCCTTTTTGACTGTCAAGAACAGCACCCTGAGCGGCAACTCGGCTACGACCGTTTCTGGCGTTGGCTACGGCGGCGCGATAGCCACTTCCGGGGCTGGATGGCTGACCGTGGACAATAGCACTCTGAACGGCAACTGGGCCGACGTCCAGGCCGGCGGCATTTGGAGCAACATGTACACGGGTGGAAGCGCGAGGCCGGTGAGCATCAAGAACACCATCCTCAAGGCCGGCCCTTCAGGTGCGAACCTATTCTACGCCGGCGGCATGTTCCAGTCCTACGGCTACAACCTCTGTAGCGATGACGGCGCCGGCCTCTTGACCGACCCGACCGACCGGATCAACACTGACCCGATGCTGGGGCCGTTGGCCGACAACGGCGGCCTGACCTTCACTCACGCGCTGCTGGCGGGCAGCCCGGCCATTGACGCGGGCAGCGCCACCGACATTGACGGCGCGCCAGTGACGACCGACCAGCGCGGCGTCGCCCGTCCCCAGCGCGGAGGCTACGACATCGGCGCGCTCGAACTGGTGAATAGTGCCCCTGTGGCCAATGCAGGTTCGGACCACACCGCGGCCGTGCCGCACGACGGTGATCCGGCCACCAGCACGGCCGCCGTCACGCTGAACGGCTCGGGCTCGTCCGACCCGGACGGCGATGCGCTCACCTACCTCTGGCAGGAAGGCGCCAGCACATTAGGCACAACCGCCACGCCGACTGTGAACCTGGCGGCGGGCATGCACACCTTCACGCTCACGGTGACCGACCCGTACGGAGCCACCGCCACGGATGATGTCGTTGTCAATGTGGCTCCAGAGCCCAACTCCGCGCCTGTCGCCAACGCCGGGCCGGACCAGAACGTGACGGCAACTGGCGGATCAACTACGGTTACACTGAATAGCTCCGGTTCCTCGGATCCGGACGGCGATGCGTTGACCTACGCGTGGAGCGAGAACGGGACCCCGATCCCCAGTGGCGCCAGTCCGTCCCTGACCCTGGCCACCGGCACGCACACCATCACGCTGACAGTCACCGACTCCTACGGAGCAACGGCGACCGATGTGGTGGTGGTCACAATCCTATACTCCTGGTCCGGCGTATTGCAGCCCATTGATCCGCCCAACGCCAGCGGCGTCAGCGCTTCGATCTTCAAGGCGGGCAGCACGGTGCCGGTGAAGTTCGCACTCACGGGCGCCAGCGCGGGCATCACCACGCTGGCCGCCACGCTCTCCTACGCCAAGGTCAGCAACGGGATCGTCGGCTCGGACGTGGAGGCCAACTCGACCGCAGCGGCCACGACCGGCAACCTGTTCCGGTACGACGCGGCCAGCGGCCAGTACATCTACAACTGGAGCACGAAGGGACTGAGTTCGGGCACCTACCGGATCTCCTTCAATCTGGGCGATGGCGTTTCTCACACGGTGGATCTGGGCTTGAAGTAA
- a CDS encoding response regulator transcription factor, which produces MNDRSRPRVSIFLVDDHPLVRQGLALLLEQAGFAIGGEADGAQAMLAHPGLASAQVVVLDLTLGPASGLELIATLCRRGLRVVVYSMHEEAAVVRRALAAGASGYVTKGEAAQSLVEAIRAVLAGGTYISPRATTRHP; this is translated from the coding sequence ATGAACGATCGATCGCGACCTCGCGTCAGCATCTTTCTCGTCGACGATCATCCGCTCGTTCGGCAAGGACTGGCATTGCTGCTCGAACAGGCCGGCTTCGCGATTGGCGGCGAGGCGGACGGTGCCCAGGCCATGTTGGCCCATCCGGGCCTCGCATCAGCGCAAGTGGTCGTCCTCGACCTCACGCTGGGGCCGGCCAGCGGCCTCGAGTTGATCGCGACGCTTTGTCGCAGGGGCCTTCGCGTGGTGGTCTATTCGATGCACGAGGAGGCGGCCGTCGTGCGGCGGGCGTTGGCGGCCGGCGCCAGCGGATACGTCACAAAGGGCGAGGCGGCGCAATCGCTCGTCGAGGCGATTCGCGCCGTCCTGGCCGGCGGCACCTACATCAGTCCGCGCGCGACGACGCGGCATCCCTGA
- a CDS encoding winged helix-turn-helix domain-containing protein, with translation MFFEVRDARRIGGQKALKVRVSPGRPPRLSRVEGRRLVSVLLKGALAAGHANQLWTTARVAAVISKQFSVRYHRDHVGRLLHALGWSHQKPQKQTLERNKAEIRRFIREDWPRVKQTPSGWARTTRLHYPLGPSPFFCAECAILYAVVIRRPSPSTCAATGGRRPRSERSARVNAGATIRSSAPLLQHLTPYQGCRVVARGLM, from the coding sequence ATGTTCTTCGAGGTGCGCGATGCCCGGCGGATCGGTGGACAGAAGGCGTTGAAAGTGCGCGTCTCGCCGGGGCGCCCACCGCGGCTGTCGCGGGTCGAGGGGCGCAGGCTGGTGTCGGTGTTGCTCAAAGGGGCGCTGGCCGCCGGCCATGCCAACCAGTTGTGGACGACGGCTCGGGTGGCGGCGGTCATCTCGAAGCAGTTCAGCGTGCGCTATCACCGCGATCACGTGGGCCGGCTCCTGCACGCGCTGGGCTGGAGCCACCAGAAGCCGCAGAAGCAAACGCTTGAGCGCAACAAGGCGGAAATCCGCCGCTTCATCCGGGAGGACTGGCCGCGGGTAAAACAAACGCCAAGCGGTTGGGCGCGCACCACGCGGCTGCATTACCCACTCGGCCCTTCCCCCTTTTTTTGCGCTGAATGTGCCATTCTTTATGCAGTTGTCATTAGACGACCGTCGCCAAGTACTTGCGCCGCCACCGGAGGACGCCGCCCTCGCAGCGAGAGGAGCGCTCGTGTGAACGCGGGGGCCACGATCCGCTCCTCCGCTCCTCTTCTTCAACACCTGACACCGTATCAGGGATGCCGCGTCGTCGCGCGCGGACTGATGTAG
- the arfB gene encoding alternative ribosome rescue aminoacyl-tRNA hydrolase ArfB — MIRIADDIVLDERAVKERFVRASGPGGQNVNKVATAVELRFDVRGSTLPPAVKQRVIELAGSRVTADGVLLIDSREHRTQGQNREAALARLVAFLQRAARRPKTRRPTRPKAAAREKRLATKKRRSAVKALRTGKDRD; from the coding sequence ATGATCAGGATTGCCGACGACATCGTATTGGACGAACGCGCGGTGAAGGAGCGCTTCGTCCGGGCGTCTGGCCCCGGCGGCCAGAACGTCAACAAGGTGGCCACCGCGGTCGAACTGCGCTTCGACGTGCGCGGATCGACGCTGCCGCCCGCCGTCAAGCAGCGCGTGATCGAACTGGCGGGAAGCCGCGTGACCGCCGACGGCGTGCTCCTCATCGACAGTCGAGAGCATCGCACGCAGGGCCAGAATCGTGAAGCCGCCCTGGCCCGGCTCGTCGCGTTCCTTCAGCGAGCCGCGAGGCGGCCGAAGACGCGGCGCCCCACCCGGCCAAAGGCCGCGGCGCGCGAGAAGCGGCTGGCGACCAAGAAGAGACGGAGTGCGGTCAAGGCGCTGCGAACTGGCAAGGACAGAGACTAA
- a CDS encoding P1 family peptidase, translating into MALVAEPAAASGQETSRSKPRARDLGVPFDGTPGPLNAITDVAGVTVGHTTLISGDGKLVVGKGLVRTGVTAVLPRGNRSMADPVFAGWFSQNGNGEMTGTAWIDESGFLEGPVMITNTHSVGVVRDAVVQWRVAHGQPDASGYWWSLPVVAETWDGWLNDINGFHVKPEHAFHAIDSARSGPVEEGSVGGGTGMVCNGYKGGIGTSSRVLTAKEGGYVVGVLVQCNYGSRRNFRVAGIPVGREITTADSSTYQPSSISEQGSIIIVVGTDAPLLPTQLKRLARRATLGLGRNGSISGNGSGDIFIAFSTANAGAFSSTTPVDVKMVPNDALDPVFAATVEATEEAIINAMIAAESMTGIDNHHVSALPHDQLRAVLEKYNRLNK; encoded by the coding sequence CTGGCTCTTGTTGCCGAACCGGCCGCAGCCTCTGGCCAGGAGACGAGCCGGTCGAAACCGAGGGCGCGCGATCTCGGCGTGCCGTTTGACGGGACTCCCGGCCCGCTCAATGCGATCACCGACGTGGCTGGCGTCACCGTGGGCCACACGACGCTCATTTCCGGCGACGGCAAGCTCGTGGTTGGCAAAGGCCTCGTTCGCACGGGCGTCACCGCCGTCCTTCCTCGCGGTAATCGCTCCATGGCGGACCCTGTGTTCGCGGGCTGGTTCTCGCAGAACGGCAATGGCGAGATGACCGGCACCGCGTGGATCGACGAGTCGGGCTTCCTCGAAGGTCCCGTGATGATCACCAACACCCACAGCGTGGGCGTGGTGCGCGACGCGGTCGTTCAGTGGCGCGTCGCCCATGGCCAGCCCGACGCGAGCGGATACTGGTGGTCGCTTCCGGTGGTGGCCGAGACATGGGATGGCTGGCTGAACGACATCAACGGCTTTCATGTGAAGCCCGAGCACGCGTTTCACGCGATTGATTCCGCCCGGTCAGGGCCGGTCGAAGAGGGGAGCGTGGGAGGCGGCACGGGCATGGTCTGCAACGGCTACAAGGGAGGCATCGGAACGTCCTCACGCGTGCTGACCGCAAAGGAAGGCGGCTACGTCGTCGGAGTGCTCGTCCAGTGCAATTACGGCTCGCGACGGAACTTTCGCGTCGCGGGAATTCCGGTGGGTCGTGAAATCACCACGGCGGATTCGTCCACGTATCAGCCTTCATCCATCTCCGAGCAGGGCTCCATCATCATCGTCGTGGGCACCGATGCGCCGCTGCTTCCCACCCAGCTCAAGCGCCTCGCCCGCCGCGCCACGCTCGGCCTCGGCCGCAATGGCAGCATCTCGGGAAACGGTTCCGGCGACATCTTCATCGCCTTTTCCACCGCGAACGCCGGAGCGTTCTCGTCGACCACGCCCGTGGACGTGAAGATGGTTCCCAACGACGCCCTCGATCCTGTCTTCGCCGCCACCGTCGAGGCGACCGAGGAAGCCATCATCAATGCGATGATCGCCGCCGAGTCGATGACCGGCATTGACAATCACCACGTCTCCGCCCTGCCGCACGACCAACTCAGGGCCGTTCTCGAGAAATACAATCGCCTCAACAAGTAG
- a CDS encoding energy transducer TonB, with protein MRVIVALRAIALGLAITVTGCASPPKADVDAANAALDQAAADQSDQYAPESLKDAQNARTALDAELKAQEGKWFKSYDKAKELAAAAKAAGEKAAADAVAGKEQADAAAIKAKADAAAARAKVMRAPLRVGGQIRAPTKVKDVKPVYPLIAQSAGVSGVVTIEATIGPEGKVTDAKVVRSIPLLDQAALDAVRQWEYSPTLLNGVPVPVLVTVTITFTR; from the coding sequence ATGCGTGTCATTGTCGCATTGCGGGCGATTGCCCTGGGACTCGCGATCACTGTTACGGGCTGTGCATCACCGCCCAAGGCGGACGTCGATGCGGCCAACGCCGCCCTCGACCAGGCCGCTGCCGACCAGTCGGATCAGTATGCCCCCGAGTCGCTGAAGGATGCCCAGAATGCCCGGACAGCCCTCGACGCCGAACTGAAGGCTCAGGAAGGCAAGTGGTTCAAGTCGTACGATAAGGCCAAGGAACTTGCAGCCGCTGCGAAGGCGGCAGGCGAAAAGGCAGCAGCCGACGCGGTCGCGGGCAAGGAGCAGGCGGATGCCGCCGCGATCAAGGCGAAAGCCGATGCCGCCGCCGCCAGGGCGAAGGTCATGAGGGCGCCGCTCCGCGTTGGGGGTCAGATCAGAGCCCCAACCAAAGTCAAGGACGTCAAGCCGGTGTACCCGCTCATCGCACAGTCGGCAGGTGTCTCCGGGGTGGTCACGATCGAAGCGACGATTGGACCCGAAGGGAAGGTCACAGACGCGAAGGTCGTGCGCTCGATCCCGCTGCTCGATCAGGCCGCGCTTGACGCGGTGCGGCAGTGGGAGTACTCGCCAACCCTTCTGAACGGCGTGCCCGTGCCGGTTCTCGTCACCGTCACGATCACCTTTACGCGGTAG
- a CDS encoding polymer-forming cytoskeletal protein, whose product MEKDVINIGKSVVIKGELTGSEDLTVEGIVEGKIELREHVLTIGAHARIKAEVFAKVAVVLGEVVGNITASEKVDIRDSGSVEGNIVSPRVAIAEGSHFRGSVDMQQKPAVTPALAAKPEVKPAPVPAAPQGPGGQRLVGA is encoded by the coding sequence ATGGAGAAAGACGTCATCAACATCGGCAAGTCGGTCGTCATCAAGGGCGAGCTCACCGGCAGCGAGGATCTCACCGTCGAAGGGATCGTCGAGGGCAAGATCGAGCTCAGGGAGCACGTGCTGACGATCGGGGCCCACGCCAGGATCAAGGCCGAGGTGTTCGCGAAAGTGGCGGTCGTCCTTGGTGAGGTCGTCGGCAATATCACCGCGAGCGAAAAGGTGGATATTCGCGACAGCGGCTCGGTGGAAGGCAACATCGTGTCGCCGCGCGTCGCGATTGCGGAGGGCTCGCATTTTCGCGGCAGCGTGGACATGCAGCAGAAGCCGGCTGTGACGCCTGCCCTGGCAGCCAAGCCCGAGGTGAAGCCCGCGCCCGTGCCGGCCGCCCCTCAGGGGCCGGGCGGCCAGCGTCTGGTCGGCGCATAG